The following are encoded together in the Bradymonas sediminis genome:
- a CDS encoding diguanylate cyclase domain-containing protein, whose amino-acid sequence MGCIGHFEHARRDAPGTLIELAILDVDEFKKVNDTHGHLVGDQILRALADALQADFPDAIATGRLGGEEFIVAALTRGHAQLAGALREMLQAFGAHQFTTDTATFSVTFSAGVARLGESEDVYAAIERADAGLYEAKRGGRARVVG is encoded by the coding sequence TTGGGCTGTATCGGCCATTTCGAACATGCTCGGCGCGACGCTCCGGGCACCCTCATCGAGCTGGCCATCCTGGACGTCGACGAGTTCAAGAAGGTCAACGACACCCACGGCCACCTGGTCGGCGACCAGATCCTGCGCGCCCTCGCCGACGCCCTGCAGGCCGACTTCCCCGACGCCATCGCCACCGGCCGGCTCGGCGGCGAAGAGTTTATCGTCGCCGCCCTCACGCGCGGCCACGCTCAGCTCGCCGGGGCGCTGCGCGAGATGCTCCAGGCGTTCGGCGCGCATCAATTCACCACCGACACGGCGACCTTTTCGGTCACGTTCAGCGCCGGCGTGGCGCGGCTGGGCGAGAGCGAGGATGTCTACGCGGCCATCGAGCGGGCGGATGCGGGGCTTTATGAGGCGAAGCGCGGTGGGCGGGCGCGGGTGGTGGGGTAG
- a CDS encoding DUF6261 family protein, which translates to MMHPRLGDNLNMYRFGIGSIFFALEEVESLAQAAGEAELEARCAHGRDKARAARQLQFDWARRDRSRRLARPEAVERDQQVDRTLSQIYGNIKNFAGMERESPVRETARRMQAQLFPFGVFEITSKTFEEEHSAVKELLRRLRADFAVELGQLALEPLVDDLEWLNARFGEELQTGERLTWDEVQAAVSEAEEAFYKVVFDIFGRTLDDPARRDALLAPISVQNERIGQYMKRRGSVPKVDPGTGAVVEGEVIDEADTPIEADINAPHDTQDHVTPEPAPVAE; encoded by the coding sequence ATGATGCACCCACGGTTGGGCGATAATTTGAATATGTATCGGTTTGGGATCGGGTCGATCTTCTTTGCGCTGGAGGAGGTCGAGTCCCTGGCGCAGGCGGCGGGCGAGGCGGAGCTGGAAGCCCGTTGCGCCCACGGGCGCGATAAAGCGCGGGCCGCGCGCCAGCTCCAATTCGACTGGGCGCGGCGCGACCGCAGCCGGCGCCTGGCGCGCCCCGAGGCGGTCGAGCGCGACCAGCAGGTCGACCGCACGCTGAGCCAGATCTACGGCAATATCAAGAATTTCGCGGGGATGGAACGCGAGTCGCCAGTGCGCGAGACCGCGCGGCGCATGCAGGCCCAGCTCTTTCCGTTCGGGGTTTTCGAGATCACCAGCAAGACCTTCGAAGAGGAGCATAGCGCGGTCAAAGAGCTTCTGCGCCGGCTGCGCGCCGATTTTGCCGTCGAACTCGGCCAGCTCGCGCTCGAGCCGCTGGTCGACGACCTGGAGTGGCTTAACGCCCGATTCGGCGAGGAACTGCAGACCGGCGAGCGGCTGACTTGGGATGAGGTGCAGGCCGCGGTCAGCGAGGCCGAAGAGGCCTTCTATAAGGTGGTCTTCGATATCTTTGGGCGCACGCTCGATGACCCCGCCCGCCGCGACGCGCTGCTCGCTCCGATCTCGGTGCAGAACGAGCGCATCGGTCAATATATGAAGCGTCGTGGGAGTGTGCCGAAGGTCGACCCGGGAACCGGGGCGGTGGTCGAGGGCGAGGTGATCGACGAGGCGGACACGCCGATTGAAGCGGATATCAACGCGCCCCATGACACTCAGGACCACGTGACTCCCGAGCCGGCGCCGGTCGCCGAATAA
- a CDS encoding viperin family antiviral radical SAM protein, which yields MKNNVRGPINSDAQITPLEKASTKATTMPPSINYHLNKACNYSCKFCYARFEDSAEYLGRGMLPKAQQLEVVRQIAAAGFEKITFAGGEPTLVPWLAELVATAKDAGMTTMVVSNGSRLDAAAFDAFGGKLDWLVISIDSADDGTHLAIGRAQKGKTQSAAKYRATADLARHHGIRLKMNTVVNRLNVDEDMSELIAQMAPERWKLFQVLPIDGQNDGYVEELEITRAEFDAFVARHRGLADAGIVVVSESNEAMTGSYAMVDPAGRFFDNTMGAHTYSRPILEVGIREAFSQVSFDLETFKARGGEYDW from the coding sequence ATGAAAAATAACGTACGCGGACCGATCAACTCTGACGCTCAAATCACCCCACTGGAGAAGGCATCCACGAAAGCGACCACCATGCCCCCATCAATCAACTACCACCTCAACAAAGCCTGCAACTACAGCTGCAAATTCTGCTACGCCCGCTTCGAGGACAGCGCCGAATATCTGGGCCGCGGCATGCTGCCCAAAGCGCAGCAACTCGAGGTCGTGCGCCAGATCGCGGCCGCCGGCTTCGAGAAGATCACCTTCGCCGGCGGCGAGCCCACGCTGGTCCCCTGGTTGGCGGAGTTGGTGGCGACGGCCAAAGACGCCGGCATGACCACGATGGTGGTGAGCAACGGGTCGAGGCTCGACGCCGCCGCATTCGACGCTTTCGGCGGCAAGCTCGACTGGCTGGTCATCAGCATCGACAGCGCCGATGACGGCACACACCTGGCCATCGGCCGCGCCCAGAAGGGAAAGACCCAGAGCGCAGCCAAGTACCGCGCCACCGCCGACCTCGCCCGACACCACGGCATTCGGCTGAAGATGAACACCGTCGTAAATCGGCTCAACGTCGACGAGGACATGAGCGAACTCATCGCCCAGATGGCCCCCGAGCGCTGGAAGCTCTTCCAGGTGCTGCCCATCGACGGGCAAAACGACGGGTATGTCGAAGAATTGGAGATCACCCGCGCTGAGTTCGATGCGTTCGTCGCGCGTCACCGAGGCCTGGCGGACGCCGGCATTGTCGTCGTCTCCGAGTCGAACGAGGCGATGACCGGCTCCTACGCGATGGTCGACCCGGCCGGGCGCTTCTTCGACAATACGATGGGCGCGCACACCTATAGCCGCCCGATTTTAGAGGTGGGTATTCGCGAGGCGTTCTCGCAGGTCAGCTTTGACCTTGAGACCTTTAAGGCGCGGGGTGGTGAGTACGATTGGTGA
- a CDS encoding SEC-C metal-binding domain-containing protein, whose amino-acid sequence MSKASKQQKTPSRPRSECACFIESVLPELGDLYHVAETSLHEIPAHTLISLRSCCMLFAQEYLRRHNHSVDYSGNLNDILESYEFIESSSEDLRKKLHELRQIANRAAHPEQHNAPTADELARHATRWLKVFYQIVIKCLADNTKGIPEFKLPDADSSNRLCGDAVLRDDAEAQYRLGLRAKMSAVARIKKRKDEAGEGAMTEVPETSGEYEEAYFWFQKAARDGRSPAALYQMALLNIDGIIEGGSPEQGIDFMYEAARLGDAASSARLGLFALNELIFDSQGTRVGDFEDRERMIDWLEYAASDGNPEALNGLVAIYQSGRLAPKNLKRALTYARSAADAGFPLAKFNLVLLYQSGIGEERSPGEVVSLLKDAAEGGVLRAYAHLCHVYRNGDGAEVDFEVAKSYLEKGCQHGDPHAMVIAVNDSIHRPADEREACSELMGLLQAIDHLGNSPDIREFALTLLPHSVGHAQRRVANLLDEMVSQQPLSGAVDENEFQVLIWLLASAAAEPRQGDELDTQGMAVSRSTDIRPVIDASRDIFHTDVSPYEFRQACKALKPLVPQFSKWEALERKKEAQRTAGKMQAKFTRRLRRTSVKVGRNDSCPCASGRKYKRCCGVPS is encoded by the coding sequence ATGAGCAAAGCTAGTAAACAGCAGAAGACCCCGTCGCGCCCCCGCTCCGAGTGTGCGTGTTTTATCGAGTCCGTTCTTCCAGAACTCGGCGACTTATATCATGTGGCGGAGACATCGCTGCACGAGATTCCGGCGCATACGCTGATATCGCTACGATCTTGCTGCATGCTATTTGCGCAGGAGTACCTTCGTCGACACAATCATTCGGTCGATTATTCCGGTAATCTTAATGATATTCTCGAGAGCTATGAGTTTATCGAATCGTCGAGTGAGGATTTGCGAAAGAAGCTTCATGAGTTGCGACAGATTGCCAACCGCGCCGCACATCCGGAGCAACACAATGCCCCAACAGCCGATGAATTGGCACGCCATGCGACACGCTGGCTCAAAGTATTTTATCAAATTGTTATAAAATGCCTGGCAGATAACACGAAGGGCATTCCTGAGTTCAAGCTTCCCGATGCCGATAGTTCCAATCGTCTTTGCGGAGATGCGGTGCTTCGCGACGATGCGGAGGCGCAATATCGGCTCGGGCTTCGCGCCAAGATGTCGGCGGTTGCGCGCATCAAAAAGCGAAAAGACGAGGCTGGGGAAGGTGCGATGACAGAGGTTCCAGAAACAAGCGGTGAATACGAAGAAGCGTACTTTTGGTTCCAAAAAGCGGCACGCGACGGTCGTTCGCCCGCGGCGCTCTATCAGATGGCGCTCTTGAACATCGATGGAATTATCGAGGGTGGGAGTCCCGAGCAGGGAATCGATTTTATGTACGAGGCTGCGCGATTGGGGGACGCAGCTTCGAGCGCAAGGTTGGGTTTATTTGCGTTGAATGAGTTAATTTTCGACTCCCAGGGAACGCGCGTCGGCGACTTTGAAGACCGCGAGCGGATGATCGATTGGCTGGAGTATGCGGCGAGCGACGGAAATCCCGAGGCATTGAATGGCCTGGTGGCGATCTATCAATCCGGGAGACTCGCTCCTAAAAACCTTAAACGCGCGCTCACGTATGCTCGGTCGGCGGCGGACGCAGGATTCCCCTTGGCGAAGTTCAATTTAGTGCTCCTATACCAGAGTGGGATCGGCGAGGAACGTAGCCCGGGAGAGGTCGTTTCGCTGCTTAAGGATGCCGCTGAAGGTGGTGTATTGCGCGCCTATGCGCACCTCTGTCACGTATATCGGAACGGGGACGGGGCTGAAGTCGATTTTGAAGTTGCGAAGAGCTACCTCGAAAAGGGGTGTCAACACGGAGACCCTCACGCCATGGTCATTGCGGTCAATGACTCGATTCATCGTCCGGCCGATGAGCGGGAGGCTTGCAGCGAACTAATGGGACTTCTGCAGGCGATTGATCACCTGGGGAATAGCCCAGACATTCGTGAATTCGCCCTGACATTGCTGCCGCACAGCGTCGGGCACGCTCAACGACGCGTCGCAAATTTACTGGATGAAATGGTATCGCAGCAGCCTTTGAGCGGCGCTGTTGATGAGAATGAATTTCAAGTTTTGATTTGGCTATTGGCCAGCGCTGCAGCAGAGCCTCGCCAGGGGGATGAGTTAGACACACAAGGAATGGCTGTGAGTCGCTCCACTGACATTCGCCCTGTTATCGATGCGTCGCGCGATATCTTCCATACTGATGTATCGCCCTACGAGTTTCGTCAGGCGTGCAAAGCCCTAAAGCCGCTCGTGCCGCAATTCAGCAAATGGGAGGCGCTCGAGCGTAAAAAGGAGGCGCAGAGAACGGCTGGGAAGATGCAAGCCAAGTTTACGCGACGACTGCGACGAACCAGCGTAAAGGTTGGACGCAACGACTCCTGCCCGTGTGCCAGCGGGAGGAAATATAAGCGGTGCTGTGGGGTGCCGAGCTAG
- a CDS encoding potassium channel family protein, with product MATLLAIASVVFGGVVVIIAIGDVMRSTLSTSGDGVISRYVASKVWRVALKGHRRFHSHRLLDAAGPVIVVTIVLVWVALLWFGWLLIFAGTPQAVVHSATQEPAGLIDRAYFVGFTLFTLGVGDFAGGNPWWRMLTTIASINGLSAITLALAYLLPVVEAATAKRQLAQLINVMGDSVAEVIANGWNGKDWAGFENQLQTITPLLLLHGERHLAYPVLHYYHAVEPSAALGPNLLVLDDAITILLECLPEGDQPSASALRATRHAIDICLKRVTRQFVDQADEPPPLPDLSALEGVSLPTIDPKSIEESLGKHSDRRRWLRGHLRGDGWTTSAPR from the coding sequence ATGGCCACGCTATTGGCGATAGCATCGGTAGTTTTCGGAGGCGTTGTGGTGATTATCGCGATCGGTGACGTGATGCGGAGCACGCTGTCGACCAGCGGGGATGGCGTTATATCGCGGTATGTGGCCAGCAAGGTGTGGCGCGTCGCCCTGAAGGGGCACCGCCGTTTCCATTCTCATCGCCTGCTCGACGCGGCCGGACCGGTGATAGTGGTGACGATCGTGCTGGTGTGGGTCGCGCTTCTTTGGTTCGGCTGGCTCCTGATCTTTGCGGGCACGCCTCAAGCCGTAGTTCACTCAGCGACGCAGGAGCCAGCCGGTCTTATTGATCGGGCGTACTTCGTCGGCTTCACGCTCTTTACCCTGGGGGTGGGAGACTTCGCGGGTGGCAACCCCTGGTGGCGTATGCTCACCACAATCGCGTCGATTAACGGCCTATCGGCCATTACGCTCGCGCTCGCCTACTTGCTTCCAGTCGTCGAGGCGGCCACCGCCAAGCGCCAGCTCGCGCAGCTCATTAACGTCATGGGAGACAGCGTCGCGGAGGTCATCGCGAACGGTTGGAATGGTAAGGATTGGGCGGGTTTCGAAAATCAGCTCCAAACCATCACGCCGCTATTGCTCCTGCATGGCGAGCGCCATCTGGCCTACCCGGTGCTCCACTATTATCACGCGGTTGAACCGTCGGCGGCGCTCGGCCCCAACCTGCTTGTTCTTGACGACGCGATAACCATTTTGTTGGAGTGCCTGCCTGAGGGTGACCAGCCCTCCGCCTCGGCTCTACGCGCGACGCGACATGCGATCGACATTTGCCTCAAGCGTGTGACCCGCCAGTTTGTCGACCAGGCCGATGAGCCACCCCCTCTGCCCGACCTGAGCGCGCTGGAGGGCGTGAGCCTGCCTACGATTGACCCGAAGAGTATTGAGGAGAGCCTGGGCAAGCATAGCGACCGTCGAAGGTGGCTGCGGGGGCATCTGCGCGGGGACGGTTGGACCACGAGCGCCCCGCGCTGA
- a CDS encoding N-acetylmuramoyl-L-alanine amidase — MARNLMYIKRLVFLFAAITLIGCGMTDDDMPADEVALEGDYGPEFETRRAALTDFCSVRVDGYGTLNVEEEYLAQVVTCEHSGAPMETLKAQAIAARGYAKYVTEVEGRPLSPTVRDQAYNCGRPATAAARQAVRETSGMILTHKGKMIMPFYVAGSTNINPNTCRARDNAGTQKYVTYNTGRVGARVQGSTLGWVGNPANRGAMSQNGSACLARAGWKAERILRAFYGDDIRVTKLSGSCVQADTDPDLGHGGGVSTPSDPGQSCDDGDVGRPTIITRSQWGARAPRGNRPRHTPNRFSIHHTVTANNPRDGKAAARHVQNIHMNDNGWSDVGYHYMIDQQGRIYAGNPVDRMGAHVANANSGNIGISFLGQFQPPSALGIRAIQPSDASLRAAGKLIRYLADKYNITVTDAKVKGHRDQGSTACPGQNLYNKLGVIRDYARATGGGGSCEESAPGGGPAEFKHIRVRHVSDNPRGYNDTIEGFEVDSIFGQSADGNANYFAQSTSTTGTVTNPNAAKGRPDNNSCASRSSTVAGVQAGGALIATLGTALKPGDRVRVVQSNYHSGMSDCAPSGAAEIAISADKINWIILGQSVSGNTTLTVKKSSLQITKPLDAASTGHSVDFAVSASSDITRVDYLADGWKMGSSTQGPGFDFNYDIQYAGVRQIQARGYNARGELVATDKITISVANGSTLRITAPSANSRHRAHVAFTASASADITRVEYLADDWSLGSTPQGPDFAHSYAFQYTGVRAIEARGFNAAGKMVAVDKLNITVGRGATLSIINPLDGSENDRDVNFKARASRDIVKVEYLADDWSLGNSTNSASSFPLNYSFDYTGVRAIEARGYNAAGDVVAVDRVSIRVKDQAFVKFTKPTNGSTQGHSLQFAVRASDDVVEVEYLADDWSLGRSQRTSTFPHTANIQYPGARRLEARAYNAAGDIIAVDRITVTVKSAGGSTDSAMASALGREGGTCSNIGNGSGGPRCSGGRGGWSTGSCWAFVKAAMIRAGLATRADINRLAASVGMSAYSVQISAAGFKRAADRASASVLRDTMGLKKVHMPVGQAPRGAVIAWAPGCRGAHSQYGHIEVAMGDGYACSDYCGRVRADATCASVYVPVN, encoded by the coding sequence ATGGCTCGGAATCTCATGTATATTAAACGCCTCGTGTTTCTCTTCGCCGCGATCACCCTCATCGGGTGTGGCATGACCGATGACGATATGCCGGCCGACGAGGTTGCGCTCGAAGGGGACTACGGTCCCGAGTTCGAGACGCGCCGCGCGGCATTGACCGACTTTTGCTCGGTGCGCGTCGACGGCTATGGCACGCTAAATGTCGAGGAAGAATACCTGGCGCAGGTCGTGACCTGCGAGCACAGCGGCGCGCCCATGGAGACGCTCAAAGCCCAGGCCATTGCGGCCCGCGGCTACGCCAAATACGTCACCGAAGTCGAGGGCCGCCCGCTCTCGCCGACAGTGCGCGACCAGGCCTATAATTGCGGGCGCCCGGCCACCGCTGCCGCGCGCCAGGCCGTCCGAGAAACCTCCGGCATGATCCTGACCCACAAGGGGAAGATGATCATGCCATTTTACGTCGCTGGCTCCACCAATATTAACCCCAACACCTGCCGCGCCCGCGACAACGCGGGGACCCAGAAATACGTCACCTATAATACGGGACGCGTGGGCGCTCGGGTCCAGGGGAGCACGCTCGGCTGGGTCGGGAACCCCGCAAACCGCGGCGCTATGAGCCAGAACGGCTCGGCCTGTCTTGCCCGAGCGGGCTGGAAAGCCGAACGCATTCTTCGCGCTTTTTATGGCGATGATATCCGCGTCACCAAGCTCTCCGGCTCCTGTGTTCAGGCGGACACTGACCCGGATCTGGGCCACGGCGGCGGCGTATCTACCCCTTCGGACCCCGGCCAATCCTGTGATGACGGCGACGTCGGCCGCCCGACGATCATCACCCGCTCTCAGTGGGGCGCCCGCGCGCCGCGCGGAAACCGCCCGCGTCACACCCCGAACCGCTTCTCCATCCACCACACCGTCACCGCCAATAACCCGCGCGACGGCAAGGCCGCCGCGCGCCACGTTCAGAATATTCATATGAACGACAATGGTTGGTCGGATGTCGGCTACCACTATATGATCGACCAGCAGGGGCGCATCTACGCCGGCAACCCGGTTGACCGCATGGGCGCGCACGTCGCCAACGCCAACAGCGGCAATATTGGCATCAGCTTCCTGGGGCAGTTCCAGCCGCCTTCGGCCCTGGGAATCCGCGCCATCCAGCCGAGCGACGCATCCCTTCGGGCCGCGGGCAAGCTGATCCGCTACCTCGCCGACAAATATAATATCACCGTGACCGACGCGAAGGTGAAGGGGCACCGCGACCAGGGCTCCACCGCATGTCCGGGGCAGAATCTATATAATAAGCTTGGCGTCATCCGCGATTATGCGCGCGCCACCGGCGGTGGCGGCTCCTGCGAGGAGTCGGCCCCGGGCGGCGGCCCCGCCGAGTTCAAGCATATCCGCGTGCGCCACGTCAGCGACAACCCCCGAGGATATAACGACACCATCGAGGGCTTCGAGGTCGACAGCATCTTCGGCCAGAGCGCCGACGGCAACGCCAATTATTTCGCGCAATCCACCAGCACGACCGGCACGGTCACAAACCCGAACGCCGCTAAGGGACGCCCCGACAATAATAGCTGCGCGAGCCGCTCCAGCACGGTCGCCGGTGTGCAGGCCGGCGGCGCCCTCATCGCGACCCTGGGCACCGCCCTCAAGCCGGGAGACCGCGTCCGCGTCGTCCAGTCCAACTATCACTCCGGCATGAGCGACTGCGCCCCCAGCGGTGCCGCCGAGATCGCCATCTCGGCCGACAAAATCAACTGGATTATCCTTGGTCAATCCGTCAGCGGAAACACCACCCTGACGGTCAAGAAGTCCTCGCTCCAAATCACCAAACCCCTGGACGCCGCCAGCACCGGCCACAGCGTCGACTTCGCGGTGAGCGCGTCGAGCGACATCACCCGCGTCGACTATCTGGCCGACGGCTGGAAGATGGGCAGCTCCACCCAGGGCCCAGGCTTCGACTTCAACTACGATATCCAATACGCCGGGGTGCGCCAGATTCAGGCGCGCGGCTACAACGCCCGCGGCGAGCTCGTCGCCACTGACAAGATCACCATCTCGGTGGCCAACGGCTCCACCCTGCGCATCACCGCCCCGAGCGCCAACAGTCGACACCGCGCTCACGTCGCGTTCACAGCCTCCGCCTCGGCGGATATCACCCGCGTGGAATACCTGGCCGACGACTGGTCGCTGGGAAGCACCCCGCAGGGGCCTGACTTCGCGCATAGCTACGCATTCCAATACACCGGGGTGCGCGCCATCGAGGCGCGCGGCTTTAACGCCGCCGGGAAGATGGTCGCCGTCGACAAGCTCAACATCACCGTGGGGCGCGGCGCTACCCTCTCTATCATCAATCCCCTCGACGGCAGCGAGAACGACCGCGACGTCAACTTCAAGGCGCGCGCATCTCGCGATATCGTCAAGGTCGAATACCTGGCCGACGACTGGTCGCTGGGCAATTCAACCAACAGCGCCTCGTCCTTCCCGCTGAACTACAGCTTCGACTATACCGGCGTGCGCGCTATCGAAGCGCGCGGCTATAACGCCGCCGGTGATGTGGTCGCCGTCGACCGCGTCAGCATCCGGGTCAAAGACCAGGCCTTCGTCAAATTCACAAAACCGACCAATGGCAGCACCCAGGGGCATTCGCTCCAATTTGCGGTGCGCGCCTCCGACGACGTCGTCGAGGTCGAATATCTGGCCGACGACTGGTCCCTCGGGCGAAGCCAGCGCACCTCGACCTTCCCGCATACCGCCAATATTCAATACCCGGGCGCCCGCCGCCTCGAAGCCCGCGCGTATAACGCCGCGGGTGACATCATCGCGGTCGACCGTATCACCGTCACCGTGAAGAGCGCCGGCGGCAGCACCGACTCGGCCATGGCCAGCGCCCTGGGGCGCGAAGGCGGGACCTGCTCAAATATCGGCAACGGCTCGGGCGGCCCGCGTTGCAGCGGCGGGCGCGGCGGCTGGAGCACCGGAAGTTGCTGGGCCTTCGTCAAAGCCGCAATGATCCGCGCCGGACTCGCCACCCGCGCCGACATCAACCGCCTCGCCGCGAGCGTCGGCATGAGCGCCTACAGCGTGCAGATCTCGGCAGCCGGCTTCAAACGCGCCGCCGACCGAGCCTCGGCGAGCGTGCTGCGCGACACCATGGGCCTCAAAAAGGTGCATATGCCGGTGGGCCAGGCCCCGCGCGGCGCGGTCATCGCCTGGGCGCCCGGCTGTCGCGGCGCACACTCGCAATACGGGCATATCGAGGTCGCCATGGGCGACGGCTACGCCTGCTCCGACTATTGCGGCAGGGTGCGCGCCGACGCCACCTGCGCCAGCGTTTATGTGCCGGTGAACTGA
- a CDS encoding 3' terminal RNA ribose 2'-O-methyltransferase Hen1: MLFTISTTHQPATDLGYLLYKHPERAQTFDISSGKAHVFYPEASAQKCTAAMVLEMDTVKLVRGSQHARRESWTLGQYVNDRPYVASSFLSVAFREVFGSAMGGNCKERPGLAETPIPLEVHLSAVPCPGDGSLIAQLFEPLGYAVEATRLALDPAFPEWGESAYFAVTLTGEQCVADMLSHIYVLAPVLDGDKHYWVGEDEVEKLLRHGEGWLEGHPRLEYITRRYLKYQRGLAADALEELAGDDEDDEGVEDDIRADAHAPAAETPEKKVALNTLRLQAVEDVLVKSGARTVLDLGCGEGKLLKRLRARPQFEKIMGVDVAHRELERAARKLKLAEWPDFQDERVVLRQSSLLYRDRRLEGFDAAVLVEVIEHMDLPKLATLEGTVFEHARPSMVVVTTPNREFNAQYENLNAGHMRHQDHRFEWSREEFAAWADGVAQRNGYRVAYRGIGEKVEGVGTPTQMAVFKVAEEDANE; this comes from the coding sequence ATGTTATTTACCATATCGACGACCCATCAGCCGGCCACGGACCTGGGCTATTTGCTCTATAAGCACCCCGAGCGGGCGCAAACCTTTGATATCTCGTCGGGCAAGGCCCATGTGTTTTATCCGGAGGCGTCGGCTCAGAAATGTACGGCGGCGATGGTGTTGGAGATGGACACGGTGAAGCTTGTGCGTGGCAGTCAGCATGCGCGTCGGGAGAGCTGGACGCTCGGGCAATATGTGAACGATCGGCCCTATGTAGCGTCGTCCTTTTTGAGCGTCGCGTTTCGCGAGGTCTTCGGCAGCGCGATGGGTGGCAATTGCAAGGAGCGTCCCGGATTGGCCGAAACGCCGATTCCATTGGAGGTACATCTGTCGGCGGTGCCGTGCCCGGGCGATGGCTCGCTTATCGCGCAGCTCTTTGAGCCGCTCGGGTACGCGGTGGAGGCGACGCGACTGGCGCTCGACCCGGCTTTTCCTGAGTGGGGTGAGTCCGCATATTTCGCAGTGACGCTGACCGGCGAGCAGTGCGTCGCGGATATGCTATCCCATATCTATGTGCTCGCCCCGGTGCTCGACGGGGACAAGCATTATTGGGTTGGTGAGGACGAGGTGGAGAAGTTGCTGCGCCACGGGGAGGGCTGGCTAGAGGGGCACCCGCGCCTTGAGTATATCACGCGGCGCTATCTGAAATATCAACGAGGTCTAGCGGCCGACGCGCTTGAGGAACTCGCAGGGGATGATGAGGATGACGAAGGCGTGGAGGACGATATTCGCGCCGATGCTCACGCGCCCGCGGCGGAGACGCCCGAGAAGAAGGTCGCGCTCAATACGCTGCGTCTGCAGGCGGTCGAGGATGTGCTGGTGAAGAGCGGCGCGCGCACGGTGTTGGACCTGGGCTGCGGGGAAGGGAAGTTGCTGAAGCGGCTTCGGGCGCGCCCGCAATTTGAGAAGATCATGGGCGTCGACGTGGCGCACCGCGAGCTCGAGCGGGCGGCGCGAAAGCTTAAGCTGGCGGAGTGGCCGGACTTCCAGGACGAACGCGTTGTCCTGAGGCAGAGCTCGCTCTTGTACCGCGACCGAAGGCTTGAGGGTTTTGACGCCGCGGTGCTGGTCGAGGTGATCGAGCATATGGACCTGCCCAAACTCGCCACGCTGGAGGGGACTGTTTTTGAGCACGCGAGGCCCTCGATGGTCGTCGTTACGACGCCCAATCGCGAATTTAACGCGCAGTACGAGAACCTGAACGCCGGCCATATGCGCCACCAGGACCATCGCTTTGAGTGGTCGCGCGAGGAGTTCGCTGCCTGGGCCGATGGTGTGGCCCAGCGAAACGGCTACCGGGTAGCCTATCGCGGCATCGGAGAGAAGGTTGAAGGGGTCGGCACCCCGACGCAAATGGCGGTATTTAAGGTGGCTGAGGAGGACGCAAATGAATGA